CATTCCTTTCGAGGATCATATCGCTTTTCGGTATGCCTATGAATCGAGGTTTCGTTCCCGATGGGATGCAGGCGAAGAAACGGCCCTTGTGGTAGTATTGAGGTGTGGAGTCAGCGGCTTGGAGGCTCTTGATGTTCTCCCGTATGACTTGCTTCAGGCAGGCCGAAAGCTTTCCTTTAATCTCGGAGATATTTTTCCACATCTCAGTTACCCGGTTGTGGCAGCCCTTGACCGGGCTGATCTCGACGCTCTTTATGACGCCCAGGCGAGATATGCTCCGGGTCCGCTGGGCGACAATGCTACGAAGGAATTTGCACTTCGACACGTTTTTGAGATCGCGCCGGAGCTCATCAAAGAGCCCAAGGACTTACTCCGCGTTCTCCTTCGTCGCCATTATCGCGGACAGCGTATACCCGCCATCCTGGATGAACGGCTCATTCAGCTCTTGAGACAGAACGAGACATTCAAGGATTGGCCGCTTGAAGCCATTGTCCCTGACAGGGAGGCGTTTTTTGCTTTTCTACAGGAACGTTGGGCAATCTTTTTACGTAATATCTTGGCGGTAGAGCAACAGTCTCTAATACTTGAAGGCGGAGATGGAGATGGTGGCTGCTTAAAGCGCGGTGCATCTTCATCGTCTCCATCTATATCCGTTGATCTACCGAATGGGGCTTATGAATTAAAGTTTGCCGGCCCTGCTGAGATTCCTTTTGACGACGGTGATATCAGGATTTACCTGGACAACTTATTTCTTGAACGGCTCCTTCAACCCGTGCCGTGTGAGGGTTCGAAAGTTCTTTCGGAGAGTTGGGTGCGTGTAGGTGTTCGAATTGACCCGATCAAGGACCGGCTGCGTCGTCTGGGGCGGCTGATAGAAAACCTCAGAGCCTCTATGCCGGCCCAGGACGCAAGGTATACGGAGTGGCTACATTTCGCTAAGGGGTGGGCAGAGTCGATTGTGCTGATCCACGAGAGGATATATTCAGGCGGCGCTGGGGGTGTGAAGGAGACCCCGGATGTAGAGGATTTCGCCGGTGCAAGAGATCCGAGGATATCGGATATGGCCCAAAAGATACGAGAGCTACAATCTCAAGTAGATGCTGAATTCACGGCATGGCTCCTAAAACGTTATGCAGGACTCAGCAGCCTTCCGTCGGTTCCGCCAGTGATGCTTCACCATATCCCACGTTACCTCACTCGCTATCTGGGGGATAGCCGCCAAAATAAAGTGGCGCTGGTGATATTAGACGGACTTTCGTTAGACCAGTGGATCGTTATCAGGGACACGCTTATGCCGAGGCAGCCGAGGTTTCGATTTCGCGAAAACGCCTTATTCGCCTGGATTCCGACTGTTACCTCGGTTTCACGTCAGGCCATCTTTGCGGGTAGACCCCCTGTCCTGTTTCCGAATAGCGTCCATACGACCGACAAAGAGCCGGTATTGTGGACGCAGCTTTGGACAGATCAAGGATTCGGTCAGAATGAAGTGGCCTATGCTAAAGTTTTGGGGGATGGTGATCTAGAAAGCACTGAAGAGTTGATTTCTGATCCGAGGACGCGGGTAGTTGGACTGGTGGTAGACAAGGTTGATAGGATCACGCATGGTATGCAATTGGGTACCGCAGGCATGCACAACCAGGTACGTCAGTGGGCGCGAGAGCCTTATCTGGCAGATCTCATGGGGCTATTGCTAAACCGGGGGTTTATCATTTTTCTCACTTCCGATCATGGGAATATTGAGGCCGAAGGTTTGGGGAGCCCTGCTGAAGGAGCGGTGGCTGATCAGCGCGGAGAACGGGTCCGTATCTACTCGGACGTTCTGCTGCGCGAGAAGATACGCAGCCGGTTCCCGGATGCCTTGCCATGGCCGTCGTTTGGACTGCCTGAAGATTATCTTCCACTCATCGCCCCGGCTCGTCGGGCTTTCGTTCGTCAGGGGGAGCATATCGTCTGTCATGGCGGCATTTCCATTGAAGAAGTGATAGTGCCGTTCATCCAAATAGAAAGAGTGCCGGACATTCATATTTGTGGTCATTCCTCTGACCGCTCACAAACGGAAGGAATAGATGAAATCCTGGGAGGTAAGGGCCTATGAACTCCCGTAGCACTCAAGTTGGCTTTAGCCAGCGGGTCCGGTTGGAATGGCTTGAGCAAGTTGTGGGCCTTATCCTCGCAGGTAACGATCGCCCGGCCATCTTTGCAGCATTTCAAGACATTCTGAGGGATAAGGTATCCGTTGGCGGTTCTGCTGAGCGCGGCAACCGTGAAAAGATCATCAGCATCATTATGAAGACGTGGTTTAACCCGCCTCGAGAGTTGGACAGTCTGCGGGGTAGAGGACTTGAGCTGGTGAGACGGCTCCCACGTACGCAACAGATTGTGGTTCACTGGGGGATGGTCATGGCCGTGTACCCATTCTGGGCGGCTGTAGCGGGTATAGTCGGCCGTCTTCTGAAGCTTCAGGGTTCAGCAGCGACAATCCATATCCAGCGGCGGGTCCAGGAAAGGTATGGAGAACGGGAGACAGTCGCGAGGGCCGCCCGTCGGGTTGTGCGCTCTTATCTTGACTGGGGCGTGCTTAAAGAGAGTGGGGTGAAGGGAATCTACGATCCGGGGCTATCTGTAGTGATCGATGATCCCGAGCTTGCCGCGTGGCTGATCGAGGCGTTTTTACATATACGGGACAATAGGACGGCGACTCTCAAGGAAATCCTGGATAGCCCGAGTCTATTCCCATTTCGCTTCCAACTGGCATCCCTAGAGCGAACCTTGACCACATCCCCTCGCCTAGAGGTTTTACATCTTGGCCTGGATGAGGACGTGGTGACACTTCAGTAAGGGAAATGATAATATGAACTAGAATTTGAGCCTGGCACCGCCGGGATTTACCTCTCTAGGCCGGATCCTCAAACGAGAACCTGATTCCCTGCATTCATTGAGGATCTGCTCTTTGAATTCCTGGCGGTACTGTTTCATTGACATACACTCCCCGATCCGACGTTATCATTTCGATGCAGATTCTCCGATCGGACTAAGGGGCTAGGAAGGTCTAGACCATGATATGATCGGCGATCCATCGTGGAGCGGAGAGAGCATTCAAGGTTCGTTACCGCTTCAGCTGATCTCCTCGAGTTCGGGGCGAAGGGGAGGAATTGCCGTAAGGCTAGCCCGATGTCGGAATTGGCGGCCGTTTTCGTTGCAATGCTGTTACGGGGCGGGGTAAGTGGTCGAAGATCAGGGGGATTTGGTCAGATTGAATAATCAGGGGGGCCGATCCAGAAGTAGGTTGCAATCTTCTCCGGGCGGCATCATACAATGAAGATCTGAGTAGCTCTATTTAGCTCCCACTGCACCCGCAGGCCCGGAGGAGACCTTCGACAGACTCGAGCACAGCATCCACGACGTCCCCATAGATGATGGCGTGGCCAAGCGGGTCCCCGCAGTCTTGAAGCATCTTGGCATGATGGGGAAAGAGACCGTTGGATCGCCTCATATCCATCGAGACAGTGCGTCGCCTGCCCATACGGCAGCGAGGCCCATCAGAATATGCAACGTGACATTGACAAGAGCGACCGGTGCCTGCCCGTTGCGCAGGAGGTTCATGGTCTCATAACTGAAGGTCGAAAACGTAGTGAAGGCTCCGATTATGCCGACTAAAACGAATACGCGCGACTCGGGCGTAAACGCCCCGCGCGCGTCAGCCATGCCTGCCAGGAATCCTATGGCGAGACAACCTGCGAGGTTTACCGTAAAGGTGCCATACGGAAACCGCGTTGGATCTAAATATCTGTGTACAACCCCCATCAGCGCATAACGCAATACGGCCCCGACAAAACCACCGAGCCCAACCAACAGTATATTACCCATGCCCATTATGCTGATACTCCTCCCCTTATTCACTCGTAGCAGGAGTCATCAGCCCTGATGGGCGGTTGTGGCGGACTCCATCACCCGCTTGTGCGTCCCCCGGAACTACCCACTTGCGCGGTATGCAATGAATTCGACGAGGCAACTCGACGCCCAGCAATATTGAATGACATTTATTCGCCACGACGAGATAAAAATCCTGCAACCTTTGGGATTGTTTCTTGTCATACGCAAACAGGCCAGGCGGGCGGAATGCGATGGGGACTCTATTCCCCAGAATATAGGCGGACGTAGCATCCGTCCATGATCTTCTTGGTATGGGCATCTATCTTACCACTGCCGTGAAATGTGGAAAGACGGGATATGGTATAGAATCGAGTACTATCATACAGTGTTCGTACATCCTGGGCATGATTGCGGAAGATATTGCCAATGCATTAGCTCTGGTTATGCATTAACCTTGGCCGCGGGTTAGCTCTGGTCATGTTCTCTAAGGTCTCCTGTGTCGATCTCCTTCAAAATGCCTTTAAGCTCCTTATAGTCCACCTCAGGTGCGAGGGTGATCATCCCCTTATGGACAGAAATAAGAAGCTTCTGTCCTTTCTTGATCTTAAGCTCCTTTCTGATCTCCTTGGGGATGACTATTTGGTACTTACTGGATACCTTGATTTCCGACGTACATTCGAAGCCACCACGTGATATACATCACGCATTCCTCGTCACCATTTCCCCAGGGAAGTTATGACGGCAGACCCGTGATGTACATCAGCCGTGTCAGCCAACTCGTGACGTACGTCACTTGCATCAGCCAAAGCGTGATGTACGTCAATCCTATCGGCTAACACGTGATGTACATCAAGCAACTGGCTTTATGGCGTGATGTACATCAATCGTTTCGCCCTACGCGTTCTGTACATTACTCGTTCTCTCAGAGCCGTTCCCTATGGAAATCGTCATGACCAGCGCGTGATGTATATCAGTCGTATCAGTTGATGCGTGATGTACATCACGCGTCTGGGCCAATACCTGATGTATATCACTTGCCAGCCAAGGTGATAAAATACTTACCACCCGGCGGCAAGTGGTCATCTATCTGGCCCTTAATACCAAGATTTTCAGCTTTATTTACCTACGAAAGTTACATGCACCCCATAGGGCGTGGTTGATTGCCACCGCTGCGAGTTGTATCGTGGAGAATGGCGATATGTTAGTCAATAGTAACCTTGCCGGCTGCCGGCCACTTCACTACCATGCTTTCGGAGCAAGCAGGTTGTAGATGGGCTTCCAGTAGACTCCGGTGCTTTCCATCACCACATGAGTGCATCCCTTGGATACAAGCCAATCAGCCATCTCCAGCAAGTCCCCCGTCATCGTGCCAAAACTCCTAACCTCCTTTTCTCACTTAGTTACTCAATCGATTAGCATAATATCCTACCTATACATCTGCCGACCTGTCCCTCCAGACTGGCTTAAATGCGCTATCCCTTCAATCTGGCTATATAATCGCACACTGCCGATAGAACTGTTCAAAACTAACGGCAGAAGTTCTCCGAAAAAGGCGTTCGGGGTCTTTAGATAACTCCAGGAATTATCTGTTAGCCGAGTGGCATCCTCACACCACTTTATTGCTCTGGCATCCTTGCGAGGTACGTCAATGTCTTCGCGTCTCTTGGTCTCTACAAGGAACATGTTTCCCGTGGCAATTTTGACAATGAAATCGGGATAATAGAGGCGAAAAGCTCCCCGTCCGTCTATATATTCAATCGAGAAAGGCGTATACTAAGTTAGCTTGGCAAACGCTGCCACATCGGGGGCATCATCCAAAAACCGGGCAAAATCGACTTCGTAGCTGTTGTTGCAGGCGACTAGATTGAATACAGTCTTATTAGCTCTATAAACCGGGCGCCGCCATGGGAAAGCCCTTGTGGAACTGATTTTTAGCTCTGTCCCTGAGAATTCCATGGCTGGGGGTGAATGGTCAGGTCATTTATGGCTTTGGTGAAGACTTCAAGGATAATTTGCCGGGCGTCGGGCATATTCAAGCGCCGGAGGTACTCATCTATCTTCTAAGTCTACGTTGGTACCGAAAAGAATGGTCTCGATATACTCATGAACCTTTGGGGCAAGCTCCGCAAAACGTCCAGACAAATGGGTGTTTCTAAGGATTAGCTGCGTAAAATAAGTGACTACTGCCTCTCCATTCTCGGGTATGGGTAGCCCCCATTCCCTTTCCAGCACATTTGCTTGGATGAGAGCGTCATAGCCGATATAGTGCCTAAGGTCAGAGACCAGGTAGTCTTGGGGGGGCCATGAAACTGGGTCAACTGCCCCTTGCGTGGGGCAACCCTTCCTTTACAAAAGACACACGCCTTCATTGGATAGTCTCCTTGCCCCTCTAACTTTTCGTAACGGAATCACGAAAGGCTTCTGCGCTTTTGGGCTGGATCAGTGAAAGCCTAGTAATAGGTAAGGCCTCTGCTTCAAGACTCGATAAATCTATAACCTGACTGGCATTGTCAATATCAATCCCCACTAGATGGCCTTCCTCGTCGAAGTCTAGAATAATCCCAGGGGCCACTTCGTTAGAGTCCACACTGGGCCTTTCTAATAGCTCAATGTAAAGCGAATCGGTCTCTGGGTAGTAATGGAATTTCATGATTTCACCCCTTGAAGTTACGATCAGGGAAAGCATTATGCTCTGTCTCTCCATCTTCTAGCGTTACCACGCGGAGATACTTCCCAAGTTCAGGTATGAAAGTCCAGTAGCGAATACGTCCATCCGGTTGCACTTCCCGGTATTCTGTGGACAGGATAGCCTGTCTACACCACTCGCGCCTGATATATGGGCGTTTTCGCAGGACCTGTTCCTCAAAATACCGCGTCGTCTTTAATGGGAGACCTTCATCTTGTTGCACGCCAGGGCACCACCCTTCCGCGGGCTACTTCAGTTTCGGCTTCTTCAAGCTCCCGGTATTCCTCTTTGTCGGCTTGGAGCCACCTGGCGTACTCGAGAAGTTCTTCTGGGTCCTCTTTGCTCAGGACCTCAATTGCCTTTAACTGTTCTTTACGAATGATCATAGTTTAGGCCTCCCCTTGTTGGAGGGTCACAGCCTCCGCTAGGCGCCACCACGAGGCCGTATAGCCGCAACATAAACGGTGTTCTCCGTATCGTTTATGGTGTAGAAGATTCGCCAATCCCCTACCCTCAGTCTCAAGAGGTCTGGGACCCCCTTTACAGGGATTATGTCGCGGCCTGGGGCAGGATATGGGCTTTCAGCTAGGCCGTAAATCTCCTTTTGCAGCCGCTCCCGTTGACGGCTATTCAGCCTGCGTAGAGTCTTTGCGGCTTCATGTGAGACAATAATATCCCAGGTGCTCACTGCCCCAGCTCCTTGCTTAGGTCCTCCCACCGTTCGACACGGCCAGCTTTT
This genomic window from Bacillota bacterium contains:
- the pglZ gene encoding BREX-3 system phosphatase PglZ, whose protein sequence is MASWRDHILKEFTPRVSRLTLVADPDGLLLEEGILEGIRERGFELIPFEDHIAFRYAYESRFRSRWDAGEETALVVVLRCGVSGLEALDVLPYDLLQAGRKLSFNLGDIFPHLSYPVVAALDRADLDALYDAQARYAPGPLGDNATKEFALRHVFEIAPELIKEPKDLLRVLLRRHYRGQRIPAILDERLIQLLRQNETFKDWPLEAIVPDREAFFAFLQERWAIFLRNILAVEQQSLILEGGDGDGGCLKRGASSSSPSISVDLPNGAYELKFAGPAEIPFDDGDIRIYLDNLFLERLLQPVPCEGSKVLSESWVRVGVRIDPIKDRLRRLGRLIENLRASMPAQDARYTEWLHFAKGWAESIVLIHERIYSGGAGGVKETPDVEDFAGARDPRISDMAQKIRELQSQVDAEFTAWLLKRYAGLSSLPSVPPVMLHHIPRYLTRYLGDSRQNKVALVILDGLSLDQWIVIRDTLMPRQPRFRFRENALFAWIPTVTSVSRQAIFAGRPPVLFPNSVHTTDKEPVLWTQLWTDQGFGQNEVAYAKVLGDGDLESTEELISDPRTRVVGLVVDKVDRITHGMQLGTAGMHNQVRQWAREPYLADLMGLLLNRGFIIFLTSDHGNIEAEGLGSPAEGAVADQRGERVRIYSDVLLREKIRSRFPDALPWPSFGLPEDYLPLIAPARRAFVRQGEHIVCHGGISIEEVIVPFIQIERVPDIHICGHSSDRSQTEGIDEILGGKGL
- a CDS encoding DUF2283 domain-containing protein; translation: MKFHYYPETDSLYIELLERPSVDSNEVAPGIILDFDEEGHLVGIDIDNASQVIDLSSLEAEALPITRLSLIQPKSAEAFRDSVTKS
- a CDS encoding AbrB/MazE/SpoVT family DNA-binding domain-containing protein, coding for MSRGGFECTSEIKVSSKYQIVIPKEIRKELKIKKGQKLLISVHKGMITLAPEVDYKELKGILKEIDTGDLREHDQS
- the crcB gene encoding fluoride efflux transporter CrcB — translated: MGNILLVGLGGFVGAVLRYALMGVVHRYLDPTRFPYGTFTVNLAGCLAIGFLAGMADARGAFTPESRVFVLVGIIGAFTTFSTFSYETMNLLRNGQAPVALVNVTLHILMGLAAVWAGDALSRWI
- a CDS encoding type II toxin-antitoxin system RelE/ParE family toxin, yielding MSTWDIIVSHEAAKTLRRLNSRQRERLQKEIYGLAESPYPAPGRDIIPVKGVPDLLRLRVGDWRIFYTINDTENTVYVAAIRPRGGA